From the Labeo rohita strain BAU-BD-2019 chromosome 21, IGBB_LRoh.1.0, whole genome shotgun sequence genome, the window actacaccccggactacctTTCCCATGCTCCACCTCACTCACTGTGCTCACAGCTGCGCCCAATAAATACTGGCCCTTCCCACTATTCTGGGCCGAGGATCGTACAGTGTTTAGCACTCATCTAGTGTTAGCTGCGTTACGGAGCCACTTCCTAGTTTCTAGTTCTTGTCTTTCGAGCCTTGTTTCCAAGCCTTGTTATCTCGTCTAGTCTGTTTTGCTGCCTGCCCTGGATCTCTCGCATGTTCacccttttgcctagccccctggattacgttcgccgttgatcgaccctcgcctgttcgTGGtatactcttgtgtcttgccgTCTGTATACCTGTTTGCCAGTGTTTGACCCAGTCTGTTTATGACCATGCTTCTCTCTAATGTCAATAAAAGCTTGTGTATGGATCCGCCCTCTCCTCGCCTCATTCCCTCCGTAACAATAATACCCTGTGCTTATAtctgatgtttgtttgttattattgctgtttatgGTATCTTTGCATCCCACATTCCTGAgttctttgtttttgtaaataaatactactgATGCAAGTTGATCCATGCCTCTGCTCTCTCCCTGTTAGCTACATTGTTACACatgaatacatacatacatatttccATAATGTTTTTGCATTCTTGTAATTGTACATTCACTATGATAATCAATAAAACAgcataataaaagaaaattaactaTGGAGACAGTTCAGATGCTTTTTTTGTGTTGGTTCTGTGTTGGTTTAAGCCCTGTTTAAACagggctgcatgataaatcatattttaattgtGATCACAATTTCTGTAATTGTTAAACTGTTGggacaaaacacatttaaaaaaaactgcacgGCAGGGCATCTGCCTGGTGGTGGAAAGAGAGCTCAGTGTACCCAGGGGTCTCGAAGTACAATGATCCAACCATGTTCTTAGAAAACAAAGCTGACCAGAAGTACACCAATCACAGAAAGACTATAagctatcattttttttccttcctgaGGTATGACGGCAAGAATACAGTTCTTGTGACAGACGTATAAATGggcaaacaaaccaaacaatttTCAGAGAATAGCAGGTTTTAATCCCAAATATTGTGATATCTAAGCCACAGTGAGTAGGAGAGGGTGCAATAACTCAATTTATAATCTATATAAAAATTGGTGGGACAACTCTCTATCCATCAGCTATCTTCCCTGGtaggtattttaaattatttatttatattatcagacttttacaatattaaacTCTGAACAATGATGGTATTTCTTGGGTTCTGCAGACTAGTGTTAAAGACAAAACAAGATAAAATTCCTTTAAATATGCTGTTAATATAATCACTTTATCTTTATGTTTAGTTTAGGTTACAAATGGACAACCTGACATTCAGATACAGTGTACTCTTAGTGGAGGGACTGCAAATTACACATCAGTCCAGCCAGCTGACcttcatttttctatttattgcTTATGTCTTTGCAATGGTATCTAACATTGGGATTTTGATTCAGATCTTAACAGAAAAAAGTTTACACCAGCCTATGCATATTCTTTTCTGTCACTTGCCAGTGAGTGATGTCATCGGAGCAACTGTCCTCATACCACGCTTACTGAAGGACTTATTAACCGACCCCTCTGAGCGCTACATTACATATGTGGAATGTGTTTTCCAAgctttttttacacatttatatggAACAACTTCCCACACTATTCTAATGATCATGGCCTTTGACAGATATGTGGCCATATGCAATCCACTGCTATACCCAACTATAATGTCCAATAAAATGATAGTTAAACTGTCTACAGGAGCTTGGGCTGCTGCAGTAGTGCCAGTGGGCATTTTGATTGGCCTCAGTGTGCGTCTGTCTCACTGCAGATCATTTATTCCAAACCATTTTTGTGATAATGCTTCACTATTTAAACTGTCTTGTGAAAATACAGTGATTAATAATGTATATGGATTAACTTTTACTGTGGTTTTACTCACCTCTTCATTGGGGTGGGTGTTATTGACATATCTCAGAATAGCAATGGTatgtttaaaaagcaaaaacaaagcaaCTAACAAAAAAGCCATAAAAACTTGCAGCAGTCATTTGATTGTTTATGTCATCTTGATAATTTGTGGTTTTGTCCCAATTTTTCTTCACCGTTTCTCTGAGTATGCTGACAGTAGGAAGTTTGGGAGTGTAATGTTCCATGTTATACCACCAGGATTAAACCCCATAATATATGGTTTACAAGCGAAGGAAATAAGACAAAGAATGTTAAAactttgcagaaaaaaagttaattctagctgattttaatttatttacatatctATTTATGCAAGAAAACCACTGTAatgatgttaacatgttaatgagtgcaaatgttaaatgtgaaatacatttgaatatttatttatatttatttctaagaaTGTATTGTGTTTAGGCATATGTGACAAAGCAGGTAACATATACAGTACAGACAtgcataaatacaaatacagacaaCATACATGTGTGATAACAGTCAGCATAATTAACGAGGGCATAATATGCAGTTGGtgtacactaaataaataatgattactgttgatttgttattttcattatttcaagTGTATGatctaattaatttatatgataCAGTGGATGCATTAAGCAATATGTGTGCAAAGAACAAATagagtgaaataaataataataaaaaagtagcaCCTCAACTGGAAATAAGCAGATGTTTGCATAGAAAGCAGAAATGTTTGAAGCTTCtttgacataataataatataataataagtaatataacTTGTTTATAAATAGTTACAATCAACTAAGCTACTCCAGATCTTTTACTGGCTACTTTCAGTTGGATAACATACTATTCTCTGTCAAACACTGAGGttcataaataaactaaaatttaccCTTGCTAATGGAATACAATATTACTCATAACAgacaattatttaatattagcctaaggaaaaaaaaaaaaaaaaaaaaaaatcctgaagtcTGCCTGCTCATTGTGTAAACCATTGCTTTGGTAATTAATAGGGTTTACAATGTTATTTAGTGTTAGTAacattatatgtatgtatgtatgtatttatttatttacaattggtgttttttacataaaatcacCATGGTGGAGATTAGTGCTAATTCTAACTTTGCTTTGTTAGAAGTTCAAGCcaagtttatattgcaattcagtaatttttaatatttgtacttttaatatgtatttctttatttatattaactattttaaatatttgtacaaaatacagtaaatttaaGATGAAAAATTATGTGTGGAGATTGCAGATTATACCTAAAAACCCTAATATAGACATAGTACAATTATACATTAGCCAAATCTCCCTTTTCACAAGGACATTTGGGTCAAGGGGATTTAAATGTACACTGAGAAAACTAATTGCTCTAATTTTTCACAGGCAAATTTTCATTCAACTGCTTTATCAGTCGATCGCACCAAAGCTGCTTATGGGGCAAATTgagtaaaacatgcttttccaaTGCTAACGCGCTGTCTGTGAAGCCGATATGAGCGACAACAGAACTCATTCAAATCTCTGTGGAATTTCATTAGTCAATTAGCGCtagcattaaaggggtcatcggatgctaagttcacttttacatgttgtttgaacattaatgtgtgttggcagtgtatgtacaaatctaccctataatgatacaaatccatgcagtggtttttaaagaatctgtaaaaataatattccctttttcaaatcgagccattctcagatgcctgtcattgttgtgtcacaccgacagaggccgctcccaagatagttgattgacatgagcgttttacctcagatcagctgtaacagtccgctcTCTTTTGTTGCGAtaccggagcagggatgtaagttagacaagaatatctctgattgagcgattgaggtgttgtgttgctggatgtaataatgaacagtggtcgtcatttactcttgacatctgagcagctgaagatgcagtaaattatgtttgtttgtgaagggaatgcgcttcccgatctacatatatctgcctatgtttgcgtgaatcattcatggTCCTGCTTcccttacagcagaagtgtgtataaggatttttttatgaatctttgcaatcgcctttcctaataaagtgctagttagcaagtttagaggcta encodes:
- the LOC127152695 gene encoding olfactory receptor 52N2-like, which codes for MDNLTFRYSVLLVEGLQITHQSSQLTFIFLFIAYVFAMVSNIGILIQILTEKSLHQPMHILFCHLPVSDVIGATVLIPRLLKDLLTDPSERYITYVECVFQAFFTHLYGTTSHTILMIMAFDRYVAICNPLLYPTIMSNKMIVKLSTGAWAAAVVPVGILIGLSVRLSHCRSFIPNHFCDNASLFKLSCENTVINNVYGLTFTVVLLTSSLGWVLLTYLRIAMVCLKSKNKATNKKAIKTCSSHLIVYVILIICGFVPIFLHRFSEYADSRKFGSVMFHVIPPGLNPIIYGLQAKEIRQRMLKLCRKKVNSS